Genomic segment of Nostoc sp. TCL240-02:
TCCCAACATGGAGAATTTTTGCTTCTCAACGAATTGCAGTTACGCTATCAATCCCAAATGCCGCGTCGGATGCGTGCTTATGCTGCACTTGCAGAAGAAAAATATAACTTACCAACATACCCCGTTCTTATCAATATTCTGAAAACAGGTAACAACGAAATACCCACAAGCTTTACATCAAATATTGCAGGATTACGGGCAATATAAGATTACCGGGTGATTAATCTGTGGGAAATCGATGTCAATATTGCTTTTCAACAACCCTTACCATCCTTACTGCCATTTGTACCCATTCTCAAAGGTGGTGAAAATGAATCTATTATTAGAGAAGCATTGCAAATTCTCCGTGCTGATGAAGAACTCAACCAACTGGAAACAGCTCTAGCTTTTTTTGCTACGTTTGTTTTAGAGAATACACTCGTTCAAGAAATCATGAGGTGGGATATGACGATATTACATGAGTCACCTTGATATCAAGAAATTTTACGCGAAGGGGAAGCACGCGGGGAAGCACGCGGGGAACTGCAAGGAATACTTTCTGCGATTGAAATTAATTTAGAGTTAAAATTTGGCGATCGCGGCTTAAACTTAATGCTACAAATTAATCAGATTCAGGATTTAGAGCTGATTCGTAAACAAAAGATTAAGCTGCCATTCGTTTTACCATCAGACGAATCAATGAGCCGTAAATCATGGCTTCACTGATCTCTGTGTACAACTCATAATCCTTGCTCAAACGCCGAAATCGATTGAGCCAGCCGAATGTCCTTTCCACAATCCACCGCTTGGGTAATCGTTCAAATGTTTTCGATATTCTCTCAATCACCTCAACACGAACCTGTTCTCCGCAAACTTGCTTGACAGCTTGAGCAAAGTTTTCACCAGAATAGCCTTGATCTACCCAAACAACTTCCAATTTAGACAATTCCTGAGCCGATTCATGGAGTACAACCACAGCCCCCAAACGTTCCGACGCATTAGCTTCAGTCACTAAAACGCCAATCAACAAACCTTGAGAATCCACAACTATATGTCGCTTACGGCCTTTAACTTTCTTACCACCATCGAAACCGTAGACTTCCCCTTTTTTTCCGTTGTCTTCACTGACTGAGAATCGGCGATCGCAACGCTAGAGTGTTCGTCTCTGCCCAAATCTTGTCGCAGTTGATGGCGCACTTGGTCGTGAATTTTCTGCCATATTCCTTTGCGCTGCCATTTCTGAAAGTAGCCGTATACTGTTGTGTAAGGTGGAAGATCATGGGGTAGCATTTCCCACTGACACCCGGTACGTTGCACATAGAAAATAGCATTCAAAATTTCTCGTAAATCTACTTCTACAGGATGCCCAAACCCTTTAGGTTTTGGTAGAAAGGGCTTGATAATTAACCATTCGGCATCGCTTAAATCACTTGGGTAGGGTTTACGCTGTGGATTTTCAATCGCAGGTAGACGGCTCATCGACTACAACATAAATTACACTCGACTTAGCCTATAACCTGAACAAAACCGGATTCAGTTTTCTTTAGATTTTCTTTACGAATCAGCTCTTAGAGCGTTTGAAGACAATTTTACGGAATATTGTAACTGCAAATACTATTGAGGAATTGCAACAGATTTTGTAATTCCCCGGTTAGTTATCAATCATTTCCCAAATAAGCTTCAATTACAGCCGGATCGTTTCTAACTACAGATGGTTCACCCAAAGCAATCAACTGCCCAAAATCTAACACGGCAATGCGATCGCACAAACCCATAACTAAGGGTACATGATGTTCAATCAGCACAATTGTTAAATTAAATTGTTCTCGCAGACTGCGGATAAATTCGCTGAGTTGCTGCTTTTCATTGGGGTTCATCCCCGCCGCAGGTTCATCGAGAAGTAAGATTTGCGGTTCTAAGGCTAAAGCGCGGGCAATTTCCAGCCGACGCTGATCGCCGTAAGCAAAATTTTTGGCTTTTTCGTCAGCGCGATCGCTCAAGCCCACCATATCCAATAATTGTAAAGCCTTTCGCCTGCTTTTTTTCTCTTCCCGACGGGCTGGTGGTAATCCCAAAACTCCTGTTAATAAATTACTTTTATTGTCCAAATGTCGGGCAATTATGACATTTTCTAATGCTGATAATTCCCCAAATAAGCGAATATTTTGAAAAGTCCGAGCAATACCTAAACCTGCAATTTGATGCGGGCGTAGTTGGGAAATATTAGCACCTTGATAGCGCAACTCTCCACTAGAAAGGGGAATAAAAGCTGTAATCAAATTAAACAGTGTTGTTTTCCCAGCACCGTTAGGGCCAATTAATCCAAAAATCTCATGTTGATTGACTGTAAAAGATACATTATTCACAGCCACTAAACCCCCAAAACGGCGAGTCAGTGACTTGGCTTCTAAAACAATGTTATTTGTCATTGTACATAATAATATTTAGCTTTAATAAATTTAATTTATTCTATTTATTAGCTTCTCTGCTTTGATGCCTTGAAAAATATTTTCATCAATTGCTTTTTAAGCGTTTTCAAAATATCTGGAGTTACAAACCCTTGGGGAAAAAATATAGTTCCTAAAACTATTAGAATACCATAAATAATTAATCTACCATCGCGTAAAAATTGAGATAACCAATTGGGTAATCCTGCTATATCTGCTATTCTTCGTAAAACAATTTCTAATAATACTTTCAATACAATAGCACCGACAACCGAACCTAAAAAAGTTCTAGAACCACCAATTAATACAATTGTTAAATAGGTAATACTAGCATCAAAAGTACCTTGTCGAGCATTCCAGGTATTGAGAAAATGAGCGCTAATCACACCTACAATTCCGGCAAGCATTGCTCCGAGAGTAAAAGCTAAAACTTTGTAGTAAGTGGGGTCAATTCCCATTGCACTGGCAGCTAATTCATCTTCGCGGATAGCAATGAATGCCCTACCTGTACGAATACGTTCTAAACGGTAAAATAATACCATACTAATTAATAGTAATGGTATGGCAATCCACAAATATTCAATTTGGCTTTGGAACGGTTGAGGAATACCAAAAATCCCGACAGCACCGCCTGTGATATCTAAATTTAAGGATACAACTCGTAAAACTTCTACAAAAGCAATAGTTGCGATCGCTAAATAAATTCCCCGTAATCTCAATGCCGGAATTCCCACTATTACGGCTAATATACCGGAGATTAAACCAGCAATTAACATTTCTAATAAAAGTAATGGAATGGGAAATAAATTATTACTAGATGGAAAAACTTTTGTAGATAAAATCGCTGCAATATATCCACCTAACGCATAAAATCCAGGACTAGCCAAAGACAATTGTCCAGCCATTAGGGGTAAATAAAGCGATAATCCTAATAAAGCCTCCAATACCATGTAGACTATTGGTGATTCATAAGTAGAGAAAAATTCAGCCATTGTAAAATACTTTGATTAAGCTGTTAATATTTGCTCTGCTGTTAACGCCAGTTCAGGAAAAGTTCGTGACCCGATTCGTTCGGAACCTCTAAAATATGTGTGTTGATATTTACCCTCAGCATTTAATAGAAAAACAAACACAGTTGGAACTTTGGGATTTCCCAAATACTCTCTATAACCAATTGCCAAATAATCTACAATCCAATATTCTGTAATACCTAACCGTTGATATTCATCTAGTTTATCAATGTAGTCATCTTCCCAATTAGTTGATGTTACCTCGATAGCTAGCTGGATGGGTTTTTCAAGTGCAGAATAAGCAGAACGATTTGAGCGCCATACATCTTTATCTATGACACTTACATCAGGCTTGCGTCCTTGTTCAATTCCATTGGCAGTTACAGTTCTAAAAACTGCTGTATTATTAACTACATAATTAAGGTTTAGTCGTCTAATTTCATCATTTAAACCAAATAACATAAAATTGGCGACATCATCATGATTTCTAGTTGCACGCACTTCTACAATTTCCCCATCCACAAGTTCATATAAACCTTTCTCTGGGCACTGTTCCAAAAAATCATCAAAAGTTAATTTTTGTTTGGTATATATTTTCATCACGCTATGTCTCTTTAAACTTTCTGAATAAACCGACGACCTAGCAAACCTTGGGGTCTAACTAATAACATGATAAATAATATTCCATAAGCTACAGCTTCTTTGTAACCGGAATATTCTGCCGGCACAAAAGCTTCAACTAATCCAATGAGTAATCCTCCTAAAACTGCGCCGGGAATACTACCTAAACCACCTAAGACAATTACCGCTAAACCCCGCAACCCAAAAGCAATGCCGAAATATGGGCCAGCAATACTAACACTAGAGGCGACTAAGGTTCCTGCTAATCCTGCTAAGAAACTGCTGATGAAGAATGTGAGGATGATAAAGCGATCGCTATTAATGCCTAACAAACTAGCTGTAGTCGGATCTTCTGCGATCGCTTGCATTGCTTTACCATACTTAGTTCGATTGATAAAGTAGGTAATAATTGCCACAATCGCAACTGATACAGCAAAAATTATTATCTGAACGGTGCGAATAGGAATTTCCTTTTCTGGAGTACCAAAGTTAATTGAAGGTGGTAAATTCCCATAAGTATCTGCGGGATATGTGTAACTTTCTGCGCCTACCAAATACTGGATTAAGTTCACAATTACCACTGCTACCCCCAAGCTGGAAACAACAGTTAGCAAGGGATCAGATCCTTGACGGCGTAAAGGTTGAAAAGCAACCCGTTCCATCACTACCCCGATTAATCCCGCTAAGGTACTTCCTAAAATCAAGGCTATAGCAAATGGTAATTTTATTGGTAAGACTGCATTCGCTAGCAAACCATTAAATCCAAAGTTACCACCCATAAGGGCATAAGTGAAATATGCACCCAAGGTAAAAATCGCACCATGAGCTAAATTAATGATGCCCAGAATAGAATAAACTAAGGTATATCCCAATGCAAAAATTGCATAGATACTACCAATAGATAATCCGTTCAAAAATTGTTGCAGAAATAGAGTAATATCCATATTGCAACTATTTTATAAATACAAATTTTCCAGTATTTCCATCTTTATCCATCTTGATTTGGGCGACGTAAAATTCTTTTTGAATCACATCCCCTACTGGTGTAAAAGCAATCTCGCCTAAAGGTGTATTATACTTTCCAGCTAATATTTGCTTGTTCAATTCTGTCCGCAGTTTATCAAGAGGTAATGTGCTGATTTTGGTTTTTTTATCCAACTCTTTCAGAGCCTCAACATACACCTGCACCGCCGCAAAAGATTGACCAGTAAATTGGGCTGGTTCTTTTTTGTATTGCTCAATATAGGTTTGGCGAAATGTCTTATTAATCTCACCAGGATATTCAGGACTGTACGCTTGAGCAATCAGCACACCATCGCAAAGGGCTTTACACACTGATAAAACATTGGGTGTATTCAGACCATTACCACCAATAATTATGCCTTTATAACCCAACTCTCGCAGTTGCCGCACTAAGTTACCACCATCAGCAGCTAGTCCTGAAATAATTACTAAATCTGGTTTTAAATTAATTGCATTAGTAGCTTGTGCTTGAAAGTCGGTATCAGTAGTTTGGAACTTTTGAACTGTTACTAATTCTAGCCCTTGCTCTTTAACTGCTTTTTGAAAAATCTCCGTTTCTGATTTGTTAAAAGCATCATTTTGGGCGTAAAAAACTGCTACTTTTTTAATTTGAGGATTCTGCTTGAGTGCAGCTTTAAGCGAATTAGGGGCAACTATAGAAACAGGTGCAGATACGCGAGCTACATAATCACCGATTTCTGGAATTCCGTTTGCGGTATTTGATGCTCCAATAACTGGAACTTTAGCACGTTCGGCAACGGGGTCAGCACTAAAAGCTTGCTGTGATAAAGTAGGGCCAACAATACCGACAACCTTATCCTTGTTAATTAAAGTTTGAAAAGCGTTAATTGCTCCAGCTTCATCACCGCTAGTATCTTGGGCTATTAATTTAATCGGAGTGCCGTTAATACCACCTTTGCTATTGAAATACTTCTCGGCAATTTTGGCCCCCACAAATCCCTCTTGACCGAGTAATGCTACGTTGCTGGTTTGTGCTAAGGCAATACCGATGGGAATCGCACCCGATGTAGTCGTTGTCTGGGCAGTGTTAGTAGTAGTGTTATTTGGATTACTATTTGGAGTATTTGTCACAGAGCTACCGCCACCACAGCCTGTTAGTAGCAAAGCGCAAGTTGATAATAATGCTGTTGTCTGAGCGATCGCGTTGTTCATCGTTAAATAATCATGTAGTTATTAGATATTCGGCAAAAGCTCACAGTAATTTTCATAATCTACAAACAAAATGACGCAGATTTATACTTTTGCACGAATTCTATTAAATCATTCTTATTTCACCATGCAAAGACAAATATTCAAAGTGCTGCTAAATACAAATTATTATAATTAGTAATGATTTTATCATTCCCCATCAGTTTAGTTGAATCCTAAGTAAGCACTTTTAAACCCCTTTTTCGCTACCAGGTAATCCTTTAGGTTCATAGTGACGGCAACCATTACATGGGCCGTCAGGGTTAACAGCACAACGCATATAACCAGAGCGGGCATTAAATTTGCAGCTGATATCGCCAATTAGATAACCTACCCCTTCTAAATAATAGCGATCGCTTTCAATCGGTCTAAGGTTTTGCCGTCCCTGCACTACTGAAAAATTCATGGCTGCTTGCCTCATCCGTAGGCGCGATCGCGCATGGGTTTTGCGGATCGCCCACAGAGAAATCAGGGACGGTAAAAAACCAACGGCAATTACTAAAAGTGTCTTTAACACCTTCTTTTTACCTCTTCTGTGCGCTGATCGATTGTCCCTGATGTTGCACTCTGGTTTACGGAAGTGCAAATATTAGGGCAGTTTTGCCTAATTGCAACCATAGTTGGTGGCGATTAGCAATGGCAGTGTAGTATCTAGCAATTTTAACGAAGAAGTTCCTTCTGCCACTTCAATCAGCATAACTGTTACAACCCCAGGCGTGAACTGCCGTTGAATGTTGATAATTTTAAGATTTGTTGACTAATGCCTTTTTGCACAAGTGTCTTGCGTTAGTCTCCGCCCCATTCTTGTTTTTTCTGTGTCGCTGCGATGCTAATCTTTTTTTGGTTTGCTGACGAAGTTGCTGTGCTAGCAGTGCAGCTTCCCTTTCGGCTCGGAATAAATCAACTTTTCGCGTTGTCAAAATAAATGATTCGTCAGGTTTTTGTTTTACCCAAGGGACGCTAATTGCGAAATACTGACAAATCTGTTTACCTAGCTCCTTCTTCAAGAGTGGATAACGTTTTTGACTATTCAGTGTGTTAGCGATCGCTTTCAACTCCAATATCGCGGCTTCCAACTCTCCCGCCATCTGATTGATGCGCTCTA
This window contains:
- a CDS encoding IS5 family transposase (programmed frameshift); the protein is MSRLPAIENPQRKPYPSDLSDAEWLIIKPFLPKPKGFGHPVEVDLREILNAIFYVQRTGCQWEMLPHDLPPYTTVYGYFQKWQRKGIWQKIHDQVRHQLRQDLGRDEHSSVAIADSQSVKTTGKKGEVYGFDGGKKVKGRKRHIVVDSQGLLIGVLVTEANASERLGAVVVLHESAQELSKLEVVWVDQGYSGENFAQAVKQVCGEQVRVEVIERISKTFERLPKRWIVERTFGWLNRFRRLSKDYELYTEISEAMIYGSLIRLMVKRMAA
- a CDS encoding ABC transporter ATP-binding protein, whose translation is MTNNIVLEAKSLTRRFGGLVAVNNVSFTVNQHEIFGLIGPNGAGKTTLFNLITAFIPLSSGELRYQGANISQLRPHQIAGLGIARTFQNIRLFGELSALENVIIARHLDNKSNLLTGVLGLPPARREEKKSRRKALQLLDMVGLSDRADEKAKNFAYGDQRRLEIARALALEPQILLLDEPAAGMNPNEKQQLSEFIRSLREQFNLTIVLIEHHVPLVMGLCDRIAVLDFGQLIALGEPSVVRNDPAVIEAYLGND
- a CDS encoding branched-chain amino acid ABC transporter permease, whose translation is MAEFFSTYESPIVYMVLEALLGLSLYLPLMAGQLSLASPGFYALGGYIAAILSTKVFPSSNNLFPIPLLLLEMLIAGLISGILAVIVGIPALRLRGIYLAIATIAFVEVLRVVSLNLDITGGAVGIFGIPQPFQSQIEYLWIAIPLLLISMVLFYRLERIRTGRAFIAIREDELAASAMGIDPTYYKVLAFTLGAMLAGIVGVISAHFLNTWNARQGTFDASITYLTIVLIGGSRTFLGSVVGAIVLKVLLEIVLRRIADIAGLPNWLSQFLRDGRLIIYGILIVLGTIFFPQGFVTPDILKTLKKQLMKIFFKASKQRS
- a CDS encoding Uma2 family endonuclease, translating into MKIYTKQKLTFDDFLEQCPEKGLYELVDGEIVEVRATRNHDDVANFMLFGLNDEIRRLNLNYVVNNTAVFRTVTANGIEQGRKPDVSVIDKDVWRSNRSAYSALEKPIQLAIEVTSTNWEDDYIDKLDEYQRLGITEYWIVDYLAIGYREYLGNPKVPTVFVFLLNAEGKYQHTYFRGSERIGSRTFPELALTAEQILTA
- a CDS encoding branched-chain amino acid ABC transporter permease, with product MDITLFLQQFLNGLSIGSIYAIFALGYTLVYSILGIINLAHGAIFTLGAYFTYALMGGNFGFNGLLANAVLPIKLPFAIALILGSTLAGLIGVVMERVAFQPLRRQGSDPLLTVVSSLGVAVVIVNLIQYLVGAESYTYPADTYGNLPPSINFGTPEKEIPIRTVQIIIFAVSVAIVAIITYFINRTKYGKAMQAIAEDPTTASLLGINSDRFIILTFFISSFLAGLAGTLVASSVSIAGPYFGIAFGLRGLAVIVLGGLGSIPGAVLGGLLIGLVEAFVPAEYSGYKEAVAYGILFIMLLVRPQGLLGRRFIQKV
- a CDS encoding ABC transporter substrate-binding protein; this encodes MNNAIAQTTALLSTCALLLTGCGGGSSVTNTPNSNPNNTTTNTAQTTTTSGAIPIGIALAQTSNVALLGQEGFVGAKIAEKYFNSKGGINGTPIKLIAQDTSGDEAGAINAFQTLINKDKVVGIVGPTLSQQAFSADPVAERAKVPVIGASNTANGIPEIGDYVARVSAPVSIVAPNSLKAALKQNPQIKKVAVFYAQNDAFNKSETEIFQKAVKEQGLELVTVQKFQTTDTDFQAQATNAINLKPDLVIISGLAADGGNLVRQLRELGYKGIIIGGNGLNTPNVLSVCKALCDGVLIAQAYSPEYPGEINKTFRQTYIEQYKKEPAQFTGQSFAAVQVYVEALKELDKKTKISTLPLDKLRTELNKQILAGKYNTPLGEIAFTPVGDVIQKEFYVAQIKMDKDGNTGKFVFIK
- a CDS encoding DUF6464 family protein, with translation MLKTLLVIAVGFLPSLISLWAIRKTHARSRLRMRQAAMNFSVVQGRQNLRPIESDRYYLEGVGYLIGDISCKFNARSGYMRCAVNPDGPCNGCRHYEPKGLPGSEKGV